From a single Solenopsis invicta isolate M01_SB chromosome 6, UNIL_Sinv_3.0, whole genome shotgun sequence genomic region:
- the LOC105193933 gene encoding tetra-peptide repeat homeobox protein 1 yields MFTMKAFLIALLFVAAFASDAPEKKHEKRAYLHGGPSHGHHDVIHHDVVLHGNGHEYGHGYGHGYGHGYGHGYKHGYRYGHGYGHGPAYGHGPAYGHGPAYGHGPAYGHGPAYGHGPGYGYGPGIIHGNNGIEILEVPNGHGIHGPGFGNGHVHGIYAPGLGNGYGYGYGPVHHVHKTVVNRVVPVAVPVPQPVPVTRKVPVPVPHPVPVEVKRPVPVPVPQPVPFVITKHYPVNVPRPVPVPVPHAVHVPHPVPHPVPVPHPVPVPVAPAPIPQPLPDPYPFPLPAQPIAPFPSFQPTDPQSVSITSPIGIGPAGTGAGAILENEHGSGLTITSSIINGGGTFGATASGLQVNVDPDSEGYSYPVPTKKFF; encoded by the exons ATGTTCACCATGAAGGCTTTTCTA ATTGCATTGTTATTCGTCGCTGCCTTCGCCAGTGATGCGCCGGAgaagaaacatgaaaaacgtgCTTATTTACACGGAGGACCATCACATGGACATCATGACGTTATTCACCATGACGTTGTGCTACATGGGAACGGGCATGAATATGGACATGGATATGGACATGGATATGGACATGGATATGGACATGGATATAAACACGGATATAGATACGGACACGGATACGGACATGGGCCTGCATACGGACATGGGCCTGCATACGGACATGGGCCTGCATACGGACATGGGCCTGCATACGGACATGGGCCTGCATACGGACATGGGCCTGGATACGGATATGGGCCTGGAATTATCCATGGTAATAATGGAATCGAAATCCTAGAAGTGCCAAACGGTCACGGAATACACGGACCAGGTTTTGGAAACGGACATGTTCACGGAATATACGCACCAGGTCTTGGAAACGGATACGGATACGGATACGGACCCGTACACCACGTTCACAAAACCGTCGTGAATCGCGTGGTCCCAGTTGCAGTGCCCGTACCTCAACCTGTTCCCGTCACTCGTAAAGTCCCCGTACCGGTGCCGCATCCCGTACCTGTTGAAGTAAAGCGTCCCGTTCCCGTTCCAGTGCCTCAACCAGTTCCATTTGTCATCACCAAACATTACCCCGTTAACGTACCCCGCCCAGTTCCAGTGCCAGTACCTCATGCCGTGCACGTACCGCATCCGGTGCCACACCCAGTCCCAGTTCCACATCCGGTTCCGGTACCAGTTGCCCCAGCTCCAATTCCACAACCCTTACCCGATCCATATCCTTTTCCGTTGCCCGCGCAACCAATCGCGCCTTTCCCATCTTTTCAACCTACTGATCCTCAATCAGTCAGTATCACCTCTCCCATCGGAATTGGGCCGGCGGGTACAGGAGCCGGCGCAATATTGGAAAATGAACACGGTTCTGGACTCACCATTACCAGTAGCATCATAAACGGTGGCGGTACTTTCGGAGCCACAGCCTCGGGACTTCAAGTGAATGTGGATCCAGACAGCGAGGGATACTCTTATCCGGTACCGACCAAGAAATTCTTTTAA